Part of the Capsicum annuum cultivar UCD-10X-F1 chromosome 12, UCD10Xv1.1, whole genome shotgun sequence genome is shown below.
ATGGACCAAATTTAGATGCCTAATTTTAGTATTAGTAAACAAAGGGAATTTCTTGTAATATTATGTTTATACATGCAAATTTGTGACTTTTTGGGGACTTTATGACTTCTTGAACTTAGTTAACTTTACACTAGCTAGGATctcttattatttttgaaaatgtaACTACACATTATGGGGAGATACATGtactatattttagttattaCTTCATCCGTTCAATAATACTTAGACCATTACTCATCACACTGTAAGTCACTGTAGTCATACACATAAGGATCCAGTTAGTGAAACTCTCAGGAATCCCAATAACCTCAACACTTGTTCTACAAAGGGCCATTTCATTGAATCATATGCCttttgcatgtctattttcatcaTATATCTTGATGAAATATTCTTCCTCCCATAGTCTTTGACTAACTCATGGCTCAAAATAATATAGTTAGTAATGAGACTACCAAAGACAAATGCAATTTGGCAGTTGTCAACTATATAGGGCATTAGGGATCAGGTTGATTAGTGCACAATTCACAGCTTTGTTCATATTTTCAGTCTCAAAACAGTCTAAGTATAGCATCTATAACATCATTCCGAATCAGCTCTTATAGTTCTTacaaattaatctcaaaataataatacacACTATTTATGACTTAAGTTTGTTTACCTTTGAAATATCTACTTCCTTCGTCCAATTTTAGTTGGGCACATTTCATTTTACACGATGATTAAGAAATCatgatgaattttattattttatccttcagtgatattaatgatattcatTGGGTATAGGGATGGACATTAAAattgtatatttaatgtatactatTAATTATAGAGGTAAAATGAGAAATagttactccctccgtccatAAATATTTGTCCACTTTTGATTTGGCACATaccttaagaaataataaatagagggggtgattttattatattaccctttgaatataataatttttttgctttgaaaaatgCTATGAGTGatatattgtatttaatatcaaggataaaataggtaaaattAGATAAATTATTGATTGGTTTTATAAGCTGGACAAATATTGTTGGACATCTCAAAACAGAAAAGTGTCGACAAGTAATGATGTACGGAGGGAGTAATGATTGTTCTTGTTCGATTTCAAAGTAGTCTGGGCAAATCCGAGGTGCTACAAGGGGGAATCTATCATTTTGATAACAAGCCAGTGATAGTGAAAGCATGGCATCCAAATATGGAGTTTTCGAAGGAAGAATTATCAACTGTTCCTATCTGGGTTAAGCTCCCAGGATTGGAATTTAAATATTGGAGTAAAAAAGGGCTGAGTAAAATTGGTAGCCTCATTGGGAAGCCATTGATGGTGGACACTCAGACTGAGAAGAAGCTAGGCTTGAGTTTTGCAAGGTTGCTGACTGAGGTGATGGAACAAAAGGTGCAGTATGATTGGAAACCTGTTACTATGTAAATGTTTTCAGAAGTATGGGCATGACGAAATTTCTAGTAAAGCCAAAAAAAGCACCTCAATCACAAGCTCGGGTTAATGATGGAACAAAAGGTGCAGTATGATTGGAAACCTGTTCTATGTAAATGTTTTCAGAAGTATGGGCATGACGAAATTTCTAGTAAAGCCAAAAAAAGCACCTCAATCACAAGCTCGGGCTAATGATAATGAGATTCCAACTGATGTAAATGTTACGAGGGTAGAGCATATACACAAGCAAGATATAAGCAAACTAAAAGGGAAGGCAGTAGATGGAAGTCAGAGCAGAGATATGGCGTAGACAAGAAAAGAGGGTGCAGGGTGGATAACACCTATGAGGTACACTAGAGGTACATCACAGGGCACGAAAGCTGGGCAGGAAGGGGCAACAGGTGGACTACTTAACTCTTTCCAGGTATTGAGTAAGGATGTGGAAGTTAATTCAGAGACCAGATTTGATCATGGTGGTAGAAAAGGGGGTGGACCAATAAACCACCCTATTGTAAATGGATAGTTTGATGTGCTGGAATGTTAGGGGTATGAATTCCCCTAACAAACAAAAGGAGATCAAACTCCTATGTAATGCTGGGAACATTGGTTTAGTAGGGCTGTTGGAAACAAAGGTTAAGGTGGACATAATTGATCAGTTGGCCAATAAATTATTTAGTGGTTGAGAATATATTACTAATCTTAATCACCACTATAATGATAGGGTATGGGTAACATGGAAACCTGACTGTTTTCATGTGACACAAATAAGTAGCATTGATCAAGCTGTGACTTGCCAGGTGTATCATGTAAGACTGCAAAAGAGTTATGGCCTCCCTATAGTGTATGCTTTTAATACATAGGAAGAAAGAAGAAGCTTGTAGGAGTATATGGACAATGTAAGTAGAGGGATGACTTTGCCGTGGTTAATAATGGGTGATTTTAACTCAATACTAAATACTGCAGACAGAATTGGAGGTACTCGGGTAAGTATGGCAGAGATTGAAGATTTTCACAATTGTATTGAGAGCTGTGGTTTGCTGGAAATGACAGTAACTAGAAGTAGATATACCTGGAGGGTTGGACAAGGTGAGAGTAGAATTATGTCCAAGATTGATTGGATTTTCTTTAACTCGGAATGGTTGAATACCATATCTAGTTTCAGGGCTTATGCTCTTCCTGAAGGACTAAGCGACCATACACCACTGAAGATAGGCCTGCCTCATGCTCATAGTTATACTAGACCAGCTTTTAAGTATTGCAACGTTTGGGAGACGCACTCTACATTTGAAGAGGTAGTGAAACAAGGTTGGGATCAAACAATTCCTAGTTATGGTATGTTCAGAGTGGTAAAGAAGCTGAAGATGTTGAAGCCAATGTTGAGAAAACTTAATGCACAACATTTTAGCAATCTTTTGACTAGAGTAGATGAAGATAGACAAGCTCTTGTTCAAGCACAAATAGCTTTACATAGTGATCCTCAAAATGTGGTACTACAGGGCATTGAAAAAGAGAAGAGTCAGAATTTCAGAAAATCCTCTTACCTAGAAGAAATAGTTCTTGTGCAGAGGAGTAAGGCAACATGGCTAAAACTAGGTGATGATTGTACAAGGTATTtcttttcagtcattaaacacaaGAAGTTGCAACAAACTATTATGCAGATTACTGATGATTAAGGGGTTCTGCAAACAAAAACTCAGTCAATAGCTTCAGTTTTTGTGAATTTCTACAAAGAATTATTGGGTACCAAACAAGAGAATAGGATACCTGCTGAGGTATATATACTACATGATGGACCTATTCTAAATACGTATCAGCAATTGAAACTGTTGCAACCTTACAGTACCAATGAAGTCAAGTCTTCTATGTTTAGTATTGATGTTAATAAGAGTCCAGGACCTGGGATTTGGTAGTGGTTTTTTCATATCCTCCTGGAGTATTGTAGGTGTTGAGATATCTGATGCTATATTGGAGTTCCTTGATAATGGTAGGCTGCTTAAGGAAATCAATGCTACTAATATCGCATTAATACCAAAGGTAGATAAGCCACAGTTTGCAAGTCAGTATAGACCTATTGCATGTTGCAATGTGGTTTACAAATGCATTTCTAAAATCATTTGTCGGAGGCTAAGAAAAGCAGTATCAGTGACTATGGCTAAGAACCAAGGTGTTTTCGTGAAAGGTAGATCCCTAATACACAATGTTTTAATATGCCATGACCTTTTAAGACACTTTAGTAGGAAAACTACTCAAAGGTGTATGATGAAAATTGACTTGAAGAAGGCATATGACATGGTTAGTTGGGAATTTCTGGAAGAAACACTAAAAGGATATGGATTTCCCGTCCCATTTATTAATCTTGTCATGAAGTGTGTGACTTCTACTCAGTTTACTATCAAAATTAATGGTGTCGTCGGTCATGGATATTTTCAAGGGAAGAGGGGGTTGAGGCAAGGAGATCCTATGTCTCCTTTGTTATTTGTTCTTGTTATGGAATATCTAACAAGAACACTGAAGAAGCTGGATGCACTGACGGAATTTTAGTATCACCCTATGTGTAAGAACACTAAGCTTACACACTTGATATTTGCTGATGATCTGATGTTATTCTGCAAGGGTGACTTGGTTTCAATTCAGAAAATTGTGAAAGCTATTAAACATTTTAGTGCAACAACTGGGCTTGTAGCAAACTTGGAGAATTCCAACATCTATCTAGCAGGTGTTGAAGATGATGTTAAGCAGCACATACATAATATGACAGGGTTTACTCTTGGCTCCTTACCTATGAGATATTTAGGTCTGCCTCTATCATCAAGGAAGTGGAACAAACTTGATTGTCATCAGGGGTGGACAAAACTACTAGTCGAATCAACACAGGTTACTCCAAGCAACTCTCATACGCTGGCAGATTGCAAGTCATAAATgcagtatttttttctattttcaactTTTGGGGGGCTGTGTTTATCCTGACGCAAAGTGTGTTGAAGGAAACAGATAGAAAGTGTAAGGAATATCTTTGGGGTAAAGCTGAAAGTCACATAAGAGTTTACTTGGTGACTTGGTCAAGAGTTTGTTTACCTAAGAAGTTTGGAGTTCTGAATATCAAAGGCTGTGAAGACTGGAACATTGCATCTATTGGAAAACTGTTGTGGCAGCTAGCTACAAAAAGGGATGTCTTGTGGGTGAAATGGGTCAATGAAGTGTATGTGAAAATCAATGGTAATGTTTGGGAGCATACTCCATCACAAGATAGTAGTTGGTATTGGAAGAAGCTGCATAGTCTAAAAGATAGAATGGTCCATTAGTACAAAAGAGGGACATACAAATTAACTGAGTCAGGATGTTACTCAGTATCTCGAAGCTATATTGCATTACTGGGACCTTTGACTAGATTGAGGGATGCAGAACTACTTTGGAGTTCTGTGTTACTGCCTAAACATAGGATGATCTTATGGTTGGCCAACCAGGACAGGCTGCTTACGAAGGCAAGATTAATGAGGCTGCAGGTTCTTATCTCTGGGAATTCTGAGTGTTGTTTGTGTGATTTGGATATACAAGAGACTCATCAACATTTATTTGTGGAATATAGATGGATCACTGAAGTGAGGGACACATTGAGTAATTGGTCTGGTATTCCCCTCCCTACAAAGAAAGTTAAAAAATGTATGCAGTGGATAAAAATCAGGCACTGGAAGAGATTTAAGAAGGAGATTGCAGCTACACTATATGGAGGACTCATCTATTATACTTGGCAAGCTCGAAACTGGAAATTGTTTAGAGGGGtgatgatacgagtacgaccatGATCATGGACACTTTTTGTGTATTTCGAAGACCACCTAAAGAGTGCACAAGTCTAAGTGTGAGGGAGGCCAAAAACCGTCCCAAGCACACTCCATGGATTGTTTTTGGAGCCCTTTCATTAAACGGTCTTTTAGTCTTTTgccttttattttgtaatgtaatataaattgaacattgtagggttttagttggtagtttttatgaatgttgaagaaagaacactcctcttagagagagagaaTCCACAACTGAAActagggcatagcataagggtggattctcttgtgtattgcgttttgcttgatacgttggtgcttgggtggtggaagtctctcttgtgtcaattgtaagagttaggtgtttgttgtgtgaagtgttaaaggtccaagagtgaaaTATGCTCTTTGGTTAAGACTATATCAACACttatctaactatctatcttgtatcttgttttagtttcggcttcttgtgttgttaatgtaacccgtttgttcttgttgctattgtaaaattgtggagcttcatcttgtgttgctaaacttgtagttggctggctgttttggtgtattaacaccttgtatcctcttctttcttgttctagatagtgaatccgagagaggtccccatttggtccatgatttattgtgatttgtggactgttttggggtgtgatttcatgtttccttgtttgttccgtatcatttggtatcaaagcaaggctgGTTTTTGTTCCCACAAAGCCAATCTTGGGTTTGattagtcaaaaaaaaaaaagattgataaaaactgaaaaattccagaaaatagcaatttgtccatttttgtgttcttggccaaaaattgtgttgtgttgttgtcttgaccgagattttcttgtttttcttgacTGGATCTTGATGTTCTTTTGTTTGTctagtgtgtttctagtgttggttctttctcaccaacactaaaagtgtctagatctaaaggttgagcttataatattgacattgttgttgtgaacttgaagtggCCATGTGTTGATCCTTATTGTCGaagtttggtgttgttgttgttgagttcttgagCTTGACCTTATGTTATTGTTGTGAATTGGTGGCTTAAGAACttcttgttgaagttgttgttgaaaggTGGAACTTGACAAAGTATTGATTGAAGTGTAagaccaacttgaaccttagactccaagattcaaaagtttgtgttcttggtgttcttcatgttaggaaagacgggcacacaatcaaagagcccgacggggtagcagcggaaaataccTAAGACTAAATTTTACCTTTCAACTTGAACTAAGAGGAAACAATCAAACCAAGCAAAACAAAGTAATATGGCAGCAAATGAATTACCACACAAATGCGATAGggaaagaataaaggcaatcacacaagATACCAAATTTACATGGAAAAtccttcggtgtgaagagtaaaaaaccacgggaccaaacctccactataatcaccaaagatttacaatattttcctccaaaatggccaccaaacaaatgccaaacaacaagaaacaatacataaaccacagcaccaaacactagagaaataaaggagtaaAAGCACCAAAAATGTAGCTATTGTTTGGGAATGAATAACAGGAGCTACAGACCACCAAATTAAGCTCCGTCAGTTCctaataaaatattgatatgATAGGAACAATCagttcaaaaatcaaatcaatcgGACGAAAAACGAAGCAGGaatcacaatttgaagttgacagttgtggctgaaatttaggtgcaaaaatcagctttatttttctctctttggctgctgaaaactcttttttttatgatggtgaataagacctaaaaagatcaatagaTATTCCCCATAGTAATGGGTCTATGGaaaaaagtgggttggtccaaattgggcttcatttatctacataggaagggaaaaagacctaataatccaacaattctccccctcccaactatgtggaggagactGTCATCCCggcgatcatgcaacaatcttcaaacttacCTCTTGgaaaagctttagtcatcatgtcgaAACCATTATCATtcgtatgaatcttctcaagttcaagcaacttataatccaacacatcccgaatccaatgatatctcacatcaatgtgtgtagaccgaccatgaaatgtagaattcttgccaagatgtatggcactttgactgtcgcaatgaagcacatacctctcttgagcacaaccaagttcccccaagaatctcttcatacaaagcaattctttacaagcttcaatgGAAGCAATACGCTCAGCTTCTATAGTAATAGAGCAACatatttttgcaacctagattgccaagacacagctccccctgcaaaagtaaccaaataccctgaagtagactttcgagtatcaacatcaccgaccatatctgaatcagtataaccacaaagaataggcttttctgtaccaaaacacaaactcagactagaagtgccacaaagatatctcataatccacttcacagcaTTCCAATGTTGTCTTCCCGGATTAGAAAGAAAACTACTAACAACACCAATAGCGTGAGCAATATCCGGTCTTGTGCAAACCATtgtatacatcaaactaccaacagctgaagcataaggaactttcttcatatcttccttctcatcatcactgaAAGGACAGTACTTCGTGCTCAATTTGAaatgcatagctaaaggtgtactgacaaccttagccttgtctatgttaaaccttcgaagtactttctgaatatacttctcttgtgataaccacaactttTTGGCCTTTCTGTCACGGACAATCTGCAAATCAAGAATCTGTTTTactggtcctaagtctttcatagaaaaagatttactcaactcttgcttcaacttttgaatcctgcaagcattatgaccaacaacaagcatgtcatcaacataaagcaacacaatagtAAAGTCACtatcagagaatttttgcacaaaaacacaatggtctgaagtagtcttcttgaagccctattgactcataaaggaaccaaacttcctgtaccactgcctaggagcttgtttcaaaccatacaagctccTCTTCAATTTgtaaacataattctcttttcccttgacttcaaaaccttagggttgctccatataaatttcttcatctaagtcaccacGGAGAAAAgaagttttaacatccatttgctcaacttctaaatctagacttgcagctaagcctaAAACCACAtgaatggatgacatctttacaaccggagaaaatatctcatcaaaatcaactccatttttctggttaaatcccttcacaaccaatctagctttgtactatggaattggattaccatcttcatgcttcacccGAAAAACCCACCTATGTTTCAAAACTTTTCTGTCTTTAGGTAGCTTAACCAAATAaaaggtatgattatcttgcaaaaatttaatttcatcttccatagcatcaaaccacttttattttttttcacctttcatggcctcatcaagactctcaagTTCTTCCTCGTCaatcaagagtacatactcactgggagaataacgagatgaaggtattctctctcttgtAGATTGTGTAAGAGAACtctctggagcatcaacaactggttgctgatcaaccatatcaacttacactggagcatcaacaacttctTGCTGGTCAGtctgaacatgatcatcatcttcattatcagcTTGTTTTCATCAttatgaagattttcttcagaagcagtagtcaaaggaactggatcaacatcaactaggctcttactactctgagaatcaaccttctcagctttgtcaaaatcttcaattgtttggtcttcaaagaacacaacatcgcggcttctaacaagtttcttctcaactggatcatagaaaccatagccaaattcatcttgaccataaccaatgaagatacactgtctagttttaacatccaactttgacctttcatccttaagAACATGAACAGAAGATTTACACCCAAAgcctctaagatgatcataagaaatatTCTTACCAGACTAAACTctgtcagggacatcaccattcaaagcaacagtaggagataaattgataacataaatagtcgtattaagtgcttctgcccaaaaAAAATCTGGCAGTTTAGCATCTGAAAGTATACgtctaaccctctcaactagtgTTCTGTTCATCCTCTCTACTAAACCATTCAACTGAGGAGTCTTTGAAGGAGTTTTCTAATGCCGAATACCCTGCTCTttgcaatatctatcaaaaggaccaatacactcaccaccattatctgaacggatgcatttcaatttcttccctgtctgtctttcaaccaaggcctgaaaattcttaaacacatcaagtacttgatccttggacttcaaaaaaaatatccaGAGTTTGCcaaaatgatcatcaataaaaatcacaaagtaaagtgcaccaccatgagaccttactttaaaaggaccgcACAAATTAGAATGCACCAACTCCAGTAAATCGAGCTTTCTTGAAGGCagatgactctgaaaagaaacttttttctgtttaccggctaagcaatgaacacgcttcttcaactttgcttgttttactccagaaagaaaaattttcttagccaaactatcaatcctcatctcactcatatgactcaaccttctatgccacaactctgatgaagtatcattctccatcaagtttatcaagcctctagaagtagagccctaaaatacgtacaagttagacaacttgtcacctcgagcctagacaacttgtcacctcgagccacaatcatcgaacctctagtaagatttcactggccagcaccaagggtattaacataaccctcatcatcaacACTTCCTATAGAAATCAAATTCAGGcgaacatctggagcatgcttgacattattaaGAACTATTTTGGAGCCATTGTTACTTTTCAAACAAATCgtgccaatgccaagtactttaacttcatcattattgcccattttcaatATCCCAAAATTACCTGGGGTATAAGAAGTAAATAATTTCTTCTCTGGCGTAACATGAGAtgtagcaccagaatccacaaaccagctagactcatcgcaaacaagattaatggcattctcaccacaagcaacaagaagatcatcattagtaACAACAGCAACATGATTTTCATTATCACCTTCTTTATTTTGCcgtcttatatctctcttatgcttgtaacaatatttcatgatatgccattatttgttgcaatagtcacatgtaacattcttgaatttggaccttgacTTTCTTCTACTTTTATCACTATTATTTGAATCTCTGAAATTGTTTCTCCCCTtctcttcagtaaccaaaataTCAGAGTGTAAAGATGAGAACatgaggcctgagatcttcttctcatctcttcattcaagatatcactcttaacatatttcatagttacaataccaccgggagcagaattagtcaaagaaactcgaagaATTTCCCAAGAGTTAGgtagagtattaagaagccaaagtccctgaatttcttcatcggACTTTATACCCATTCTGgacagctggtcaaggacaccctgaaaatcATTAATATAATCAGAAGTAGGACTGCCCTCTTTATActtgatattcatcaattgcttaagtaggaacaacttgttattggCAGTCTTCGAAGCATAAATTGTCTCGAGAttgtcccacaaacttctagcatgtgtctcattcataatataatttctaacattatcttcaacccattgtctgcTATAGCCACAAACCTGTAAGTGCTTAAATTCTCAATCCTCATCAGTCATGGATTCAGGTTTAGTAGATGCAAACACAGGTAGATGCATTTTCTTAACAAATAGAAGACCTTTCATCTTgtctttccaagtatgatagttactaccattcaaacacaccatcttgctcatatttgcctccatcattcaaatcaataatcaacaacaaccaatgctttgataccaatttttagAAAAGACGggcattaattctacaaatttattcaagattccaagttcctagttcaagaactccaagaaccatcattcaaaggcacgattaacatctcaaaaacgagtattgatctaaatttcatcatttaatgtatgtggggtttttcaacaagaactctctttcgttcttgtgcccaaaagtaattttctttacaaaggcaagatttttaattgatttttatgaatttgaagcatgaacccatatcttatgatgattattacgaaatattgatatttatgattttgaaagatgaatttacatgtgtggagatataaagcatgaatcttgaacgatatttatcatgattttgatatttgggtcattaatccccattggaaattatgtttttttttagaaagtgtgtattataagcatgttgatgttgaatatttgagatattttgaatgatttgaccttttggtcttaatggagttgttttaaactcgagtgtaaaagaaatccacaacgtggttgattttgatagatggaaagcatgatggctcccgatgtgtatttatatattactgaaattgttttattgtggattatctttgaaataatctgaactaagtctaggagaaatctttagaaccgagtgggaggtataaagcgaccttacttctctagaactacgtgcccccgtaggagtgaacctgaggctgatttatatagtgatcactagtttgtgtggatttaatatcgatagttctactctgatggtaaggataggaaggctcttcccaacgtgggttgtacgttggaatccatgtagctcacatagtttatgtcggttataggatctcccagtgtgtgtgtgtttcttgtgtctatggtgaatggtgaagtgatttgaaagtgaaattgtgaaagttattctttcgaaagatttaaatgatatttacattatgagaattgatattcttgatgaactgaaagtgattgaaaaattatatgatgactcacatttgttattgtacttatttcatcctctcataattatgatgatttttttcgggctatgtgagtctttcatacatcctgcatatttcttataaatatttatgatgatgatgtttatacaactgtatacacccccatatacttggtttctttccatggtactgacccacatcttcggatgtgggctgtattttctcaaaatgtaggttcaggtgctcagttccaggttcgacagtgattctttgggcacgttctacattctctgttgtggtgagtcctcatgtttcgaggacgtgatgtctgatgttggtttcaccgAATCtattacatttgataactgagtatgagtcggttggggcatgtctcaatggctcactggttttattgattttcttagaggcttgtcagactcgtatagatgttgggagttgactaataagtcatattttgttatctttctgaaattcttttattcttatatgatgattactctattgatatttgagggttatttatggaaaccccattgatttgtgttgaactgaatgaaaatggctcaaagggttagcttggggctactcatagcctcaagcactgtgtgatgcttcgggacccattttttggggtgttacaaagttggtatcagagcctaaggttttaaggtgtcttagggagtctgataatccatgttaagtagagtcttgatcattggtgtgtagcgcgccacatctatgagcaagaggctacaagatattttaggaaaaagtgtgattctttctttcaggagtctatcgtgcttaaagtgtctctctctgctattgattcgtgctctcctctttcagaaatatgcctccacgtcgagcgacaagaaataatgatggtcagcaacctcaacccgctgacccattgaatgaaaacg
Proteins encoded:
- the LOC107848832 gene encoding uncharacterized protein LOC107848832, with translation MCKNTKLTHLIFADDLMLFCKGDLVSIQKIVKAIKHFSATTGLVANLENSNIYLAGVEDDVKQHIHNMTGFTLGSLPMRYLGLPLSSRKWNKLDCHQGWTKLLVESTQETDRKCKEYLWGKAESHIRVYLVTWSRVCLPKKFGVLNIKGCEDWNIASIGKLLWQLATKRDVLWVKWVNEVYVKINGNDDLMVGQPGQAAYEGKINEAAGSYLWEF